The following coding sequences lie in one Musa acuminata AAA Group cultivar baxijiao chromosome BXJ1-8, Cavendish_Baxijiao_AAA, whole genome shotgun sequence genomic window:
- the LOC135589069 gene encoding E3 ubiquitin-protein ligase UPL1-like isoform X2, with the protein MDTDEEKLILHERAEVDDFELIPGGRNITVGGENKHEYVTHVAENWRTTAIRSQINAFMESFRKNVHGKLLLFFCLTDSLRSTSNQWMSYEQTPSVLATTMHPPSSNGSGKLFRVSARRIVEFDSCNLSLAPPSTATYLTVYC; encoded by the exons ATGGATACAGATGAAGAGAAGCTGATATTACATGAGAGGGCAGAG GTAGATGATTTTGAGTTGATACCTGGTGGGAGAAATATTACGGTTGGTGGGGAAAATAAACATGAATATGTGACTCATGTAGCAGAGAATTGGCGAACGACTGCAATTAGGTCTCAGATTAATGCATTTATGGAAAGTTTCA GAAAAAATGTGCATGGAAAGCTGCTATTGTTTTTTTGTCTTACAGACTCACTACGTTCCACCTCCAATCAGTGGATGAGTTACGAGCAAACACCGAGTGTTTTGGCTACAACAATGCATCCTCCATCATCCAATGGTTCTGGGAAGTTGTTCAGGGTTTCAGCGAGGAGGATAGTAGAGTTCGATTCCTGCAATTTGTCTCTGGCACCTCCAAG CACTGCTACCTACCTTACTGTGTACTGCTAG
- the LOC135589069 gene encoding E3 ubiquitin-protein ligase UPL1-like isoform X1, whose amino-acid sequence MDTDEEKLILHERAEVDDFELIPGGRNITVGGENKHEYVTHVAENWRTTAIRSQINAFMESFRKNVHGKLLLFFCLTDSLRSTSNQWMSYEQTPSVLATTMHPPSSNGSGKLFRVSARRIVEFDSCNLSLAPPRYLSLSEASSFP is encoded by the exons ATGGATACAGATGAAGAGAAGCTGATATTACATGAGAGGGCAGAG GTAGATGATTTTGAGTTGATACCTGGTGGGAGAAATATTACGGTTGGTGGGGAAAATAAACATGAATATGTGACTCATGTAGCAGAGAATTGGCGAACGACTGCAATTAGGTCTCAGATTAATGCATTTATGGAAAGTTTCA GAAAAAATGTGCATGGAAAGCTGCTATTGTTTTTTTGTCTTACAGACTCACTACGTTCCACCTCCAATCAGTGGATGAGTTACGAGCAAACACCGAGTGTTTTGGCTACAACAATGCATCCTCCATCATCCAATGGTTCTGGGAAGTTGTTCAGGGTTTCAGCGAGGAGGATAGTAGAGTTCGATTCCTGCAATTTGTCTCTGGCACCTCCAAGGTATCTTTCTTTATCTGAAGCCTCCAGCTTTCCGTAG